From a single Granulicella aggregans genomic region:
- a CDS encoding CpaF family protein, translating into MADLAVLPGQGQRAQAGPMRGSRGVPENVQQQLKSAVHTVLIQRLDLERLDEIQQTRAGQQQIFVLIQQILGEQGVPLSAVERDRLAQEVLDEVFGLGPLEPLLNDPTISDILVNTYNSVYIERRGVLEKTNVTFKDNRHLLHIIDKVVSAVGRRVDESSPMCDARLKDGSRVNVIIPPLAVDGPILSIRRFGSTPLQAEDLVRNQMLTPQMLETLKGAVKARLNIIISGGTGSGKTTLLNVLSGFISPHERIVTIEDSAELQMKQEHVVRLETRPPNVEGKGAIRQRELVINALRMRPDRIVLGEVRGEETLDMLQAMNTGHDGSITTIHSNTPRDALARLETMAMMSEVRLAEKAVRAQIAAAVHVIVQVARQSDGSRRITHITELTGAFSDVVSMQDIFLFEKKGLTKENKVKGRFFATGVVPKFAEKLIAAGMPLPAGLLDHSVDI; encoded by the coding sequence ATGGCAGATCTGGCAGTACTTCCCGGACAAGGACAGCGCGCTCAAGCCGGCCCCATGCGCGGCTCGCGCGGCGTTCCTGAGAACGTTCAGCAGCAATTGAAGTCGGCTGTTCATACCGTTCTCATCCAACGGCTCGACCTGGAGCGTCTCGATGAGATCCAGCAGACACGCGCCGGCCAGCAGCAGATCTTTGTCCTGATTCAGCAGATCCTTGGAGAGCAGGGAGTTCCGCTGAGCGCGGTCGAACGTGACCGGCTCGCGCAGGAAGTTCTGGATGAGGTCTTTGGCCTGGGACCGCTTGAGCCTTTGCTCAACGATCCGACCATCAGCGATATTCTCGTCAACACGTATAACAGTGTCTACATTGAACGGCGCGGCGTTCTGGAAAAGACAAACGTCACTTTCAAAGACAACCGTCATCTCCTTCACATTATCGACAAGGTCGTATCCGCTGTCGGCCGCCGCGTGGATGAGTCTTCGCCGATGTGCGACGCCCGTCTCAAGGATGGCTCCCGCGTCAACGTCATCATTCCGCCACTGGCTGTCGATGGACCGATCCTCTCTATCCGCCGCTTCGGAAGCACGCCACTGCAGGCGGAAGATCTTGTCCGCAACCAGATGCTCACGCCACAGATGCTCGAGACGCTTAAGGGAGCGGTCAAAGCAAGGCTGAACATCATCATCTCCGGAGGTACGGGCTCCGGTAAGACGACGCTGCTCAACGTTCTCTCCGGGTTCATCTCCCCGCACGAGCGCATCGTCACCATCGAAGACTCGGCCGAACTGCAGATGAAGCAGGAGCACGTCGTCCGGCTCGAGACGCGGCCGCCGAACGTCGAAGGCAAGGGCGCGATTCGTCAGCGTGAGCTGGTCATCAACGCGCTCCGTATGCGTCCCGACCGCATCGTCCTCGGCGAAGTCCGCGGCGAAGAGACGCTCGATATGCTGCAGGCCATGAACACCGGCCACGATGGCTCGATCACGACCATCCACTCCAACACGCCGCGCGATGCCCTGGCCCGTCTCGAGACTATGGCCATGATGAGCGAGGTTCGCCTCGCGGAGAAGGCTGTGCGTGCGCAGATCGCCGCCGCCGTACACGTCATCGTCCAGGTCGCCCGTCAGAGCGACGGCAGCCGCCGCATCACGCACATCACCGAACTGACGGGTGCCTTCAGCGATGTTGTCAGCATGCAGGACATCTTCCTCTTCGAGAAGAAGGGTCTGACGAAAGAGAACAAGGTGAAAGGAAGGTTCTTCGCCACCGGAGTTGTTCCAAAGTTTGCGGAAAAGCTGATCGCCGCCGGTATGCCGCTGCCCGCCGGGCTTCTTGACCACTCTGTCGATATCTGA
- a CDS encoding AAA family ATPase, with translation MTSNRLSTGILTATIVTVGAGEQVIQTLLDAADKISWSLTTADFESYVSDERRPNISQQLKLSEICIAIVDYDQDAERAIESTLYLQQVFGGKITVVALSKDQDTETMLLAMRNGCTEFLARSFSEDDAIDLFERLTHQRKSTPLRPLTSGKVLSFFGAKGGVGTTTLAVHLALYLVQCHQKKTLLIDNRPELGHICVYLGVDGTQYNFHELVRNVTRLDSELLHGFTARHPSGLEVLSSPDVCGGSRMLDSESVTRLIEFLRTEYEYIVVDCSNTLQEADLAVLESSDEIYLVATPEIGAIRDLSRYVDNLGRMDSTTEKMHVVINRFSSRYAVRVEQIEKAIRLPIAIKLPNSYTELVRSVNLGEPIAPNRKSEFSLQLINWVASLTGSTVAAAPAEQKSKSFFGFLTKQPSS, from the coding sequence GTGACCAGTAACAGGCTCAGCACCGGTATACTCACCGCAACGATCGTGACCGTCGGTGCGGGCGAACAGGTCATCCAGACGCTCCTCGACGCAGCGGACAAGATCTCCTGGTCGTTGACCACCGCTGACTTCGAGTCCTATGTCTCTGACGAGCGCCGGCCGAACATCAGCCAGCAGCTGAAGCTGTCCGAGATCTGCATCGCCATCGTCGACTACGACCAGGACGCCGAGCGCGCGATCGAATCGACCCTCTACCTACAGCAGGTCTTCGGTGGCAAGATCACGGTTGTCGCCCTCTCCAAAGACCAGGACACGGAGACGATGCTCCTTGCCATGCGCAACGGATGCACCGAATTCCTTGCCAGGTCCTTCTCTGAAGACGATGCGATCGACCTCTTCGAGCGGCTTACCCACCAGCGCAAGTCGACGCCGCTCCGTCCGCTTACGTCTGGAAAGGTGCTCTCGTTCTTTGGCGCCAAAGGCGGTGTAGGAACGACTACCCTTGCGGTCCACCTGGCGCTCTATCTGGTCCAGTGCCATCAGAAGAAGACGCTGCTGATCGACAACCGTCCCGAGCTCGGTCACATCTGCGTCTACCTGGGCGTCGACGGTACGCAGTACAACTTCCACGAGCTCGTCCGAAACGTCACCCGTCTCGATAGCGAGTTGCTGCATGGATTCACGGCTCGCCATCCGAGCGGACTGGAAGTCTTGTCTTCTCCCGATGTCTGCGGTGGCAGCCGCATGCTGGACTCGGAGTCGGTTACGCGGCTCATTGAGTTCCTCCGCACGGAGTACGAGTACATCGTGGTGGACTGCTCCAACACGTTGCAGGAGGCCGACCTCGCGGTGCTCGAGTCGTCCGATGAGATCTACCTCGTGGCGACGCCGGAGATTGGAGCGATCCGCGATCTCTCGCGCTACGTGGATAATCTCGGCCGCATGGACAGCACGACCGAGAAGATGCATGTCGTGATCAACCGCTTCTCCTCGCGTTACGCCGTTCGGGTCGAACAGATTGAAAAGGCGATCCGGCTTCCGATTGCCATCAAGCTTCCCAACAGCTATACCGAACTCGTCCGCTCGGTGAACCTTGGGGAACCGATCGCACCGAACCGGAAGTCTGAATTCTCGCTTCAGCTTATCAACTGGGTCGCCTCGTTGACCGGGTCGACAGTTGCTGCCGCTCCCGCCGAGCAAAAGAGCAAGTCCTTCTTCGGCTTTCTCACCAAGCAACCCAGCTCATAA
- a CDS encoding type II and III secretion system protein family protein, giving the protein MNLTLLSSRSCQQILKSLAILLAMVVAFCSAAGQSRAQAPAKPTELASATTPSSIAAFSERSTSGDALHVIVGHTMFLDTAERVKRVYVANPAVVDSYTASPHQIVVTAKAPGIGSVVLWDEMGNSRAYLFSSDVDVEDLATSLNRALPLEDVHVHSRESHVVLTGTVSTDAKAEAAVKLASMYSKDVSNGIVVNRALVKQVTLKVRVVEVDRSKANQFAFNFFSQGGSLISNTTTQQFQSNPTVTPPSGTTNVTTLTVANALNFLLFSTKLNVGATLQDLESKQVLQILAEPSITTLSGEKANFLAGGEFPFPVVQGSSTGATTITIQFRSYGVKLEFTPVVNADGTIELKVAPEVSALDYTNAVTISGYTIPAISTRRADTQVTLNSGQSFAISGLLDRRTTDLYSLTPGIGNVPVLGQLFRSKSVTHSVGELIVIVTPEVVNPLKGADPLPPEPKPVIPFLAPDKFDHTLPKSADAPAGNR; this is encoded by the coding sequence ATGAACCTCACCCTGCTCTCATCCCGCTCATGTCAACAGATTCTGAAGTCGCTGGCGATTCTCCTCGCGATGGTTGTCGCGTTCTGTTCTGCGGCCGGACAGTCTCGCGCCCAGGCTCCCGCCAAGCCCACCGAACTTGCCTCCGCGACAACTCCGTCTTCGATCGCCGCCTTCTCGGAACGGTCCACCTCCGGCGACGCCCTTCACGTCATCGTCGGTCACACCATGTTTCTCGACACCGCGGAACGGGTAAAGCGCGTCTATGTCGCGAACCCCGCAGTGGTCGATTCGTATACCGCCAGCCCTCACCAGATTGTCGTGACGGCCAAGGCTCCTGGTATTGGCTCCGTCGTCCTCTGGGATGAGATGGGAAACTCACGTGCCTATCTCTTCTCCTCCGACGTCGACGTGGAGGACCTTGCCACATCGCTCAATCGCGCGCTTCCGCTCGAAGATGTTCATGTGCACAGCCGTGAATCGCATGTCGTCCTCACCGGGACGGTGAGCACAGACGCCAAGGCCGAGGCCGCCGTCAAGCTCGCAAGCATGTACTCCAAGGACGTGTCGAACGGGATCGTCGTCAATCGCGCTCTGGTCAAGCAGGTCACGTTGAAGGTCCGCGTCGTTGAAGTAGATCGTTCCAAGGCAAACCAGTTCGCCTTCAACTTCTTCAGCCAGGGCGGAAGCCTGATCTCGAACACCACGACACAACAGTTTCAGTCGAATCCGACCGTCACACCGCCAAGCGGAACGACCAACGTTACGACGCTCACTGTTGCCAATGCACTTAACTTTCTGCTCTTCAGCACCAAACTGAACGTCGGTGCGACCCTGCAGGATCTTGAGAGCAAGCAGGTGCTCCAGATCCTCGCGGAGCCAAGCATCACGACCCTTAGCGGAGAGAAGGCCAACTTCCTCGCGGGCGGCGAGTTTCCCTTTCCGGTCGTCCAGGGAAGCTCCACTGGAGCGACAACCATCACCATCCAGTTTCGTTCCTACGGAGTCAAGCTGGAGTTCACGCCCGTTGTGAACGCCGACGGCACGATCGAACTTAAGGTCGCTCCTGAAGTGAGCGCGCTCGACTACACCAACGCGGTCACTATCAGCGGCTATACCATCCCGGCCATCTCCACGCGGAGGGCCGACACCCAGGTCACGCTGAACAGCGGGCAAAGCTTCGCCATCTCAGGCCTGCTCGATCGGCGTACGACCGACCTGTACAGCCTTACGCCAGGCATCGGGAACGTGCCCGTGCTGGGCCAGCTCTTCCGGTCAAAGAGTGTCACCCACTCGGTCGGGGAGCTGATCGTGATCGTTACACCGGAGGTCGTCAACCCGCTCAAGGGCGCCGATCCTCTTCCGCCGGAGCCCAAGCCAGTCATTCCATTCCTGGCTCCCGACAAGTTTGATCACACGCTGCCGAAGAGCGCGGACGCGCCGGCGGGGAACAGGTAA
- the cpaB gene encoding Flp pilus assembly protein CpaB: protein MNTKRLITALAIALAISGIFTYWLSQKFSKPRGNAALRHQYVAAALNLEAGEMLKPGSLNLIDWPEATPLTGAFAKPEEVEGRVVLYPLSAGQPILERQLSAPGTGLGLTVKIPDGMRAISLRSDDVVGVAGFLLPGTHVDVLVTYHTAASSDPVTTTILQDVEILAAGQKFQPDPEGKANSVNVVTLLVKPTDAERVVLASSQGIVHFVLRNGLDREQIKGSSMQLSELDGSAAPRPVAPVSSAPRVSARSSAPANSAYVVETVSNGKQSTETFK from the coding sequence ATGAACACCAAACGCCTCATTACCGCGCTTGCGATCGCCCTCGCGATCTCCGGCATCTTCACCTACTGGCTAAGTCAGAAGTTCTCCAAGCCTCGCGGAAATGCCGCTCTCCGGCACCAGTATGTCGCCGCCGCGCTCAACCTTGAGGCGGGCGAGATGCTCAAGCCGGGCAGCCTCAACCTCATCGACTGGCCCGAGGCCACGCCGCTCACAGGAGCCTTCGCCAAGCCTGAAGAAGTTGAAGGTCGCGTCGTTCTCTATCCGCTCTCTGCGGGTCAGCCTATCCTGGAGCGCCAGTTGTCTGCTCCGGGCACCGGTCTCGGACTCACGGTCAAGATTCCCGACGGAATGCGTGCCATCTCGCTCCGATCGGATGATGTCGTCGGAGTCGCCGGCTTCTTGCTGCCCGGAACCCACGTCGACGTTCTCGTTACGTATCACACCGCCGCCAGCAGTGATCCAGTCACGACAACCATATTGCAGGATGTAGAGATCCTCGCGGCAGGACAGAAGTTCCAGCCAGACCCGGAAGGCAAGGCGAACTCGGTTAATGTTGTGACTCTTCTCGTCAAGCCGACTGACGCCGAGCGGGTCGTCCTGGCCAGCTCGCAGGGTATCGTCCACTTCGTTCTTCGCAATGGCCTTGATCGCGAACAGATCAAAGGGTCTTCGATGCAACTCTCCGAGCTGGATGGAAGCGCCGCGCCGCGTCCGGTCGCTCCTGTGAGCTCGGCTCCGCGAGTTTCAGCTCGCTCGAGCGCTCCGGCGAACTCGGCATACGTCGTCGAAACGGTCTCGAATGGTAAGCAAAGCACGGAGACGTTCAAATGA
- a CDS encoding A24 family peptidase, whose amino-acid sequence MIRIDSELVYPAAASVCAIVGSFFDVKSRRVPNLLTGPSILFGLLLHLSLGGWRQMAISAAAGLICGLVFLVFYLAGGMGAGDVKLITAVGCICGLHYIVGLLAFTAIAGGVMAAALALACGRVKQTILNVAELVTHHRSAGLTPHPEINVLNASTLRLPYALAITAGCALTLYLQGVQR is encoded by the coding sequence ATGATTCGGATCGACAGCGAACTCGTGTACCCGGCGGCGGCTTCGGTCTGCGCCATCGTCGGCTCATTCTTCGATGTGAAGAGCCGCCGGGTACCCAACCTGCTGACGGGACCTTCGATTCTGTTTGGGCTGCTGCTCCATCTCTCGCTGGGCGGCTGGCGTCAGATGGCCATCTCCGCCGCAGCAGGTCTGATCTGCGGCCTGGTCTTCCTGGTCTTTTACCTGGCCGGGGGAATGGGCGCGGGGGACGTCAAGCTGATCACGGCGGTCGGGTGTATCTGTGGTCTCCATTACATCGTCGGCCTGCTCGCCTTCACCGCGATCGCGGGTGGAGTCATGGCAGCCGCGCTGGCACTCGCCTGCGGAAGGGTCAAACAGACCATTCTCAACGTGGCCGAGCTGGTAACCCATCACCGTAGCGCGGGTCTCACGCCGCATCCCGAGATCAACGTTCTCAATGCATCTACGTTGCGCCTTCCTTATGCATTGGCCATCACGGCAGGCTGTGCCTTGACGCTCTATCTGCAGGGAGTGCAGCGCTAA
- a CDS encoding Flp family type IVb pilin: MKNLKNLLKNLVNDESGQDLIEYALVAALVGLGAVASMKTLSTAIGTAFGTIGTTLTSNV; this comes from the coding sequence ATGAAGAACCTCAAGAACCTGCTCAAGAACCTGGTCAACGACGAGTCCGGCCAGGACCTGATCGAATATGCTCTCGTTGCGGCCCTGGTTGGTCTCGGCGCCGTTGCTTCCATGAAGACCCTCTCAACCGCCATCGGCACCGCGTTCGGCACCATCGGCACCACCCTCACCAGCAATGTCTAG
- a CDS encoding acyl carrier protein, giving the protein MSETVQPVSSAPQESVEQRVLRVIAVTRRVPVETIHATSTFEELGIDSLDRINILFELEGEFEIEIDDEQAKQVTTLQQMIDGITLLLAAKAAKVANA; this is encoded by the coding sequence TTGTCCGAGACCGTTCAACCAGTGTCGTCAGCTCCGCAGGAGAGCGTCGAGCAGCGCGTGCTCCGGGTCATTGCCGTCACCCGTAGAGTTCCCGTGGAGACGATCCACGCCACCAGCACCTTCGAAGAACTGGGAATCGACTCCCTCGACCGAATCAACATCCTCTTCGAACTTGAAGGCGAGTTCGAGATCGAGATCGATGACGAGCAGGCGAAGCAGGTGACGACCCTCCAGCAGATGATTGACGGCATCACGCTGCTGCTGGCGGCGAAAGCAGCGAAGGTAGCGAACGCCTGA
- a CDS encoding GDSL-type esterase/lipase family protein — MADEFPASINDETVFLGDSITYFWSLPKHNAGIPGQNTAQIEARFQTAVVQSGLPQVILLTGANDVRVASPDYSGIMANIQKMVAQGRSAGIRVILCELTPITCCDTQVQTLNAMIKDYAATQNLILVDYYTPMAGKDSLYLKDGLHPNDLGYAIMEDTLTKSLQPAS, encoded by the coding sequence ATGGCTGACGAGTTCCCGGCATCCATCAACGACGAGACCGTGTTCCTTGGGGACTCCATTACCTACTTCTGGAGCTTGCCGAAGCATAACGCAGGTATTCCTGGACAGAACACCGCTCAAATCGAGGCAAGATTCCAGACAGCCGTCGTCCAAAGTGGTCTGCCCCAGGTCATCCTCCTCACAGGCGCCAATGACGTCCGAGTGGCGAGCCCCGATTACTCAGGAATCATGGCGAACATTCAAAAGATGGTCGCGCAAGGAAGGTCTGCAGGCATCAGGGTCATTCTTTGCGAACTCACTCCCATCACATGCTGCGACACGCAGGTCCAGACACTGAATGCCATGATCAAGGATTACGCCGCAACTCAAAACCTCATTCTGGTCGACTATTACACTCCAATGGCGGGAAAAGACTCCCTTTACCTGAAAGACGGTCTCCACCCAAATGACCTGGGGTACGCGATCATGGAAGACACCCTTACAAAGTCCCTTCAGCCGGCCAGCTAG
- a CDS encoding superinfection immunity protein produces MVTLTVLTLIYFLPTLVATHRGHTAGGILILNLFFGWTGIGWLAMMLWALLSPPPYYVLMPPVYLPYGGWRRY; encoded by the coding sequence ATGGTCACGCTGACCGTACTGACACTCATCTATTTTCTACCAACACTCGTCGCCACACATCGCGGCCACACCGCCGGAGGAATTCTGATCTTGAATCTCTTCTTCGGGTGGACTGGAATCGGCTGGCTTGCCATGATGCTGTGGGCGCTGCTTTCACCCCCGCCGTACTACGTCCTGATGCCGCCGGTGTATCTGCCATATGGAGGTTGGAGAAGGTACTAA
- a CDS encoding NAD-dependent epimerase/dehydratase family protein codes for MPALVTGASGFLGGHLAEMLIDQGEEVFVLVRSSSSTTHLSHLPVRPIIGDLADLASLRRAVEPVTRIFHCAACSTDWATWERFYGANVTGTENLLTAALDAPSLQRFVHVSTTDVYGYPAIPCDETSPTSDAGLPYNQTKRLGEMAVRNAQAIHGLPITILRPATIYGPRGADFTREIASLLRYRIMATIGGGQARGGFTYVQNVASAMIAASLLPATVGQAYNIADATNATWTDYLRLFAAGLGYPEPWIDLSEDNAVSLAKFFEGLHRALKLPGRPLLTRHAIKLLGVDQEFPIDKARRDFDFSPAISLEEGIARSVAWIKHTSD; via the coding sequence ATGCCCGCTCTTGTGACAGGCGCAAGCGGATTCCTTGGCGGGCATCTTGCGGAGATGCTGATCGACCAGGGCGAAGAGGTCTTCGTCCTGGTGCGTTCCTCCTCCAGCACGACGCACCTCTCGCATCTTCCAGTGCGTCCCATTATTGGCGATCTGGCCGATCTCGCGAGCCTTCGCCGCGCCGTCGAGCCGGTTACCCGAATCTTTCATTGCGCTGCCTGCTCCACGGACTGGGCGACATGGGAGAGGTTTTACGGCGCCAATGTGACTGGGACGGAGAACCTCCTGACCGCGGCTCTCGACGCTCCCAGCCTGCAGCGCTTCGTCCACGTCAGCACCACGGATGTCTATGGGTATCCCGCGATTCCGTGCGATGAGACGAGCCCGACCTCGGACGCTGGGCTGCCGTACAACCAGACCAAGCGCCTCGGCGAGATGGCGGTGAGAAACGCCCAGGCGATCCACGGGCTTCCGATTACGATCCTGAGGCCAGCGACGATCTACGGTCCCAGGGGAGCCGACTTCACACGCGAGATCGCGAGTCTTCTGCGTTATCGCATCATGGCGACCATTGGCGGCGGCCAGGCGCGTGGCGGATTCACCTACGTCCAGAATGTTGCCAGCGCCATGATAGCCGCGTCCCTTCTGCCGGCAACTGTCGGCCAGGCCTACAACATTGCCGATGCCACGAACGCGACCTGGACGGACTATCTGAGGCTCTTCGCGGCTGGTCTCGGCTATCCCGAGCCGTGGATCGATCTCAGCGAAGATAACGCCGTCTCGCTGGCAAAGTTCTTCGAAGGCCTCCATCGGGCCCTGAAGCTGCCCGGCAGACCCCTGCTCACCCGGCATGCTATCAAGCTGCTCGGCGTCGACCAGGAGTTCCCAATCGATAAGGCGCGGCGGGACTTCGATTTCTCGCCCGCCATCTCGCTTGAAGAGGGAATTGCGCGCTCGGTCGCCTGGATCAAGCACACCAGCGATTAG
- a CDS encoding aminotransferase class I/II-fold pyridoxal phosphate-dependent enzyme: MPNSYETIVEAETASKAFPSSSGQMFGGYFSPGKQWNFKKSDLLDTRARRIFETTAMACNADAYPYHMPLEAKAGPCVQADGHEMLMMSSYDYLGLIGHPRIDRAAMDAIKNYGTSTSGARLLTGTLDIHVEMEQALADFKGTEAALTFSSGYMANLGLITGLFGPSDRIIIDALCHRSLLDACRMAGVHVQRFRHNDGESLIHEIKNGPPANRTVIVSDGVFSMDGDICCLADLIAIKKEYGCYLLIDEAHSSGVLGATGRGTDEHFGINTDEVDMWTGSLAKSIPSVGGFIAVSRELAIFLQHASSPYIFSAAMAASAVAAIIEGLAVLKEEPQRVARIKHNADYLRDGLNALGYDTGLSETAVIPVILKDEITTGLFARKLRDHGIIAAPVMFPAVAQGAARLRLCVTAAHTQDQLGHVLDVFQKLSPNN, encoded by the coding sequence ATGCCAAATTCATACGAAACTATCGTCGAAGCTGAGACCGCTTCGAAGGCTTTTCCGTCTTCCTCTGGCCAGATGTTTGGCGGCTACTTTTCGCCGGGGAAACAGTGGAACTTCAAGAAGAGCGATCTTCTCGACACCCGTGCGCGCCGGATCTTCGAGACGACGGCCATGGCATGCAACGCCGACGCCTACCCGTACCACATGCCACTCGAGGCTAAAGCTGGCCCCTGCGTGCAGGCTGACGGCCACGAGATGCTCATGATGTCGTCCTACGACTACCTGGGACTCATCGGCCACCCGCGCATCGACCGCGCCGCCATGGACGCGATCAAGAACTACGGCACCAGCACCAGCGGTGCCCGCCTGCTCACCGGAACCCTGGATATTCATGTAGAGATGGAGCAGGCCCTTGCGGACTTCAAGGGCACTGAGGCTGCTCTTACCTTCAGCTCCGGCTACATGGCGAATCTCGGCCTGATTACCGGCCTTTTTGGACCCTCTGACCGCATTATTATCGATGCCCTGTGCCATCGCAGCCTGCTCGATGCCTGCCGGATGGCCGGCGTGCATGTTCAGCGCTTCCGTCATAACGACGGTGAGAGCTTGATTCACGAGATCAAGAATGGCCCCCCGGCAAACCGCACCGTCATCGTCTCCGATGGTGTCTTCTCCATGGATGGCGATATCTGCTGCCTGGCCGACCTGATCGCCATCAAGAAGGAGTACGGCTGCTACCTGCTGATCGATGAGGCCCACTCCTCCGGCGTTCTTGGAGCTACCGGCCGCGGCACCGACGAGCACTTCGGCATCAATACCGATGAAGTCGACATGTGGACCGGCTCGCTGGCCAAGTCCATCCCTTCGGTCGGTGGATTCATCGCCGTTTCCCGCGAACTAGCGATCTTTCTCCAGCACGCTTCGTCGCCTTATATCTTCTCGGCAGCCATGGCTGCTTCGGCGGTCGCCGCGATCATCGAAGGCCTCGCTGTCCTCAAGGAAGAGCCACAGCGTGTGGCCCGCATTAAGCACAACGCTGACTACCTTCGCGATGGCCTGAATGCTCTCGGATACGATACGGGCCTGTCCGAGACGGCGGTCATTCCTGTCATCCTCAAAGACGAGATCACCACCGGGCTTTTTGCGCGCAAACTTCGTGATCACGGGATCATCGCCGCTCCGGTGATGTTTCCGGCGGTGGCCCAGGGCGCGGCACGGCTGCGCCTCTGCGTCACGGCCGCACACACGCAGGACCAGCTCGGGCATGTGCTCGACGTGTTTCAAAAGCTCTCACCCAACAACTAG